In Kaistella sp. 97-N-M2, the sequence ATACTTTCTGTTCCGGTTGTACATGCGGAAGAATTGGTTGTCACCTGATTTCCTAAACCTAATTTTCCGCCTAAATAAGCGCTGATTCCGCTGTTCATCGTCTGTGAAACCGCCGTGCTGCCTAATCGTCGGGTTTGAAGGGCATCGATCTTATAAATACTTTCCCGAAATTTTTCAATGCCGGAAGTTCCCGCGCCGAAAATAGTTCCGCTGTCCCAATCCGGATTTTCATCTTGAGAAATTTCTAAACCTGCATCTTTCCAGGCATCTAACCCGGCGATGACGCCGTACATAATTCCGGTTGAACTGAAATTTCTTAATTCTAAATCGGTAAAATATTGATTGAGAGTATCTTTATTAATGGGCGGTGTGCCGGAAACCTGACAGGAAAAATGAAGGTCAGCGAGTTGCTGGTCAAATTTAATTCCGGAACGGCCTTCCTTTAAAGCTGACCGAAAATCACCCAATCCAACGCCATTTGGCGCGACGATGCCTAAACCTGTGATGACAACTCTTCTTTCCATTTAATTTACTTTAATAATTCCCGCCATGGTTCCTTCACACACGATTTCCGATTTTTCGTTCAGCATTTTTACTTTACATTTCAATTTACTAAATCTAAAATAAATTTTCTCCGAAATCACCGTCACTTTTTCGCCCGGAAAAACTGGTTTTAGGAATTCGATCTCGGTTGATGTGAGACCAATTTGGCTTTCTTCAGTCAAATCATTTCCCACTAGAAAAATTCCCAGACAAACCAATCCGATCTGCGCCATTGTCTCGGTGAGAATTACGCCTGGAGTAATTGGATTATTTTTAAAATGTCCTTTATAAAAATTTAAACCTTCTTTGAAAGTGAAAGTTCCGATTACGCCATTTTCCTCAATGCTCACCAAATCATCCACAAATAAAAATGGTGAAGAATAGGGGAGTTTTTTTAAAATATCAATAATATCCATCTAACCCAAATGTTCGCCACCATCGACGGGAATTACACAGCCATTGATCCAGGCAGCTTCGTCCTGACAAAGCAAACTCACTGCATTCGCCACATCTTCGGGTTGCGTTAAGCGATTGAAAGGATTGCGTTCCAAGAACTTTTCCTTTATTTTTTCACTCCCCGGAATCATCTGCAAAGACCACGTGTCGGTAACGCCGGCCTGAATGCAATTCGATCGCAGACCGAAAGGCGCAAATTCCAAAGCGATGCTTCGGGAAATCGCTTCCAACGACGCTTTTGCAGCGGAAACGGCCGCATAAAACGGCATCGGTTTTGTGCTGCCCTGACTCGTAAAAGCCAAAATTCTGGTGTCTTCTGCGAAAAGTTTTTCATTAAACAGAAGTTTCGTCCAGTCGTATAAACTCGTGGCCATCGCCTGAAGCGTTATGCTAAAATCATCGGTGGAAAGAATTTCACCTTCTGACCCGATCATCGGTTTTAAATTTCCTTTTGCAATGCTGTGCAGCAGACAGCGGATTTTTCCTTCTGCGCCTAAAGCAATTTTTAAGTCAGAAATTATATCTTTTTGTATGATAGGGTTTAAAAGGTCTTTATTTAAAGTTAAATATTTTACGTTCTCGTTTTTAATTGCGTCAAATTCTTTATTAATAGCCTCTATTTCTGCGCGGGAATTCCGGTGAACGATACAAATATTCATTCCTTCGCCTGCCAATTTTTTCGCTGAAGCTAATCCTAAACCAGAACTTCCGCCCAGAATTAAAGCCCAGTAATTCTTATTCTCAAACCTTCTTACCATTGCAATAAAACTCTTTGTGCAGAAAAGCCCGGCCCGAAACTCAGCATTAAACCTTTGTCACCTTTCTGCGGATTTCGATTCATAATTTCTTCTAAAACATACAAAACTGTTGCGCTCGACATATTTCCATAAAGTCGCAAAACTTCTTTTGTTACGTCGATGTTTTTGCCCATATCTGAAAATAATCCTTCAACCATTTGGACAATCTTTTTTCCGCCCGGATGAAAGATCAAATGGTCAATATCTTTAATTTCTAAATTTTGTTTGGCTAAAAACGGATGAATAATATTGGGGAAATTTTCGCCAATTGTATCGGGAACTTCGATATCTAAAATCATCTGCAACCCGGAATTGGTGAGTTTGAAACCCATCATGTGTTCATTATTATAAAAATGATACATTTCTTCGGCGAGAATTTCCGGACCTTCTACATCTTCATCAGAGGAAAGTAAAACACACGCAGCGCCGTCGCCGAAGATCGCGGCGCTCACAATATTCGCCATGGAGAAATCTTCCAACTGAAAAGTCGCGGTCGGACTTTCTACCGCGATAACTGCGGCACGTTTTCCAGGATTTGCCTGCAGGAAATTTTTCGCGTAAATAATTCCGGAAACTCCGGCAGCACAACCCATTTCTGTAACGGGCAAACGAACGATGTCCTGGCGTAAATCCAGTTTGTTGATGAGATAAGCATCTAGCGAGGGAATCATAATTCCGGTACAGCTTACGGTGATAATATAATCCAAGGATTGTGGATCCCAAGCGGCTTTTTTTAAAGTTTTATCTAAAACCTGCTCGCCTAAAATCACGACTTCGCGGGCATAAATATCATTCTTATCTTCAAAAGAAGTCGCAGTGAAAACTTCGATTGGATCCATTATGGAATATCGTTCATCAACGGCGGCGCCTTCAAATATTTTTTTGACTTTACGAATAAACCTGCTTTCCTGGCCGACAAGCCATTGATCCAAAAAAGGCAAAACTTCGGAAGTTTTTCGGGAATATTTGGGGAGTTGCTTGGCAACGGTAATTATTTTTACACTCATATATCATTGCGAGGTACAGCTTGTCCCGAGAATTCGAGAAAGCAATCCGTAACTTTTTTAATTAATTTTTTGAATAATCCATTGGTAACGGAAGGCCCATTTCCATTTTATGCTGTACTTTTTTAATGCTAATTCTTTTGAAAACTTTTCTAAATCTTCTCTTTTAAACCCTCTTAAAATAGAAATCAAGCCATCTTGTGCGGTCATTTTTTTTAATCTGAAAATAAAGATAATCATTTGAAACAAGCGATAGGCGATTTTACTTCGGTGTAAATCATTGACGACGATGCCTTTTTTGACCAAATTTAAAATAACGCTCATTATTTTAAAAATTTCATCATCTTTAAAATGATGTAAAGTCAAGGTGATCAATGCGATATCAATTTTATATTTTGAAAAATCGTATAAAAAAATATCTTCAGCGAGATAGGTAATATTTATAAAATTGACGGAACATTTTTCCGCGTGACGAATCGTGGCTTCATTGGCGTCAATTCCAATTAGTTGAAATTTTAAATTATTTTCTTTTCCAAATTTCCACAGCATTCGCAGCATATCGCCACTTCCGCAACCGAAATCCATAATGGTGATGGTTTGGTCTTTGGGAAAATCCTTGATCAAATGTTGTACGCCTTCTAAAGTCACCGAGTTTCCACCGAGGAACTGATTAATTCTGGCAATGTCATCCAAAGCGGTGACCAATCCGTCATTATCCATCGAAAAATCGTCCATTGATTCTTCGAGATCTGTCCTATAAGTGGTATCTAAAGCCATTAATTTGGAGTCATTTTGATTTCTTTTCCGTGCGTTTTTCTAATGATAATAGGAAGCAGGAAAGGAAGATGGGTTATAAAATTCGTTAAAACTTCGGAGAGTTTTGAATGTTCTAAAATACTACCTAAAATTCGGCCATACCATAATCTCTGTTTAAAATTTTTATTCCAGTTTGAAGAATAACTTTTTTCCATTTCATTTCGCGAAATTTTTCCAGCTAAAAAGTCTATGGTTTGTTCCGACGCTAACTTTGCACTGTGAATCGCCATGGCCATTCCATTTCCGCACAAAGGATGAATTAATCCCGCCGTATCACCCATCATTAAAATGTGATTCTCTACATTATCTTTTTTCTCAAAACATATCTGACTGATCGTTAATGGTTTTTCAAAAACGGCTTCAGAATTTTCTAAAATATTTTTTAAATGTGGATTTTGAGCGACCACTTTTTCCTGGAAATCTTCGATGTTTTTATATTTTTTGAAGGATTTAAAATTGGTTAAATAACAGATATTGAGCAAATTATTTTCTACTTTCGAAACGCCGCAATAACCGCCTTTAAAATTATGCAAACCCACAACATCATCCGGAAAATTCCCTTTGTAATGAGATTTAACCGCCAACCAAGGAGATTTATCTTTTAAAAAATCACGGTTCATTTTCACATCCAAATTGGATCTTTTTCCAAAACCGCCTAAAACGACTTTCGAGGTCAAAACTTTCCCGGAAGCCAAATGAACCTCAAAAAGATCATCTTTATAATCAACCTCATTGCCCTGATCTTCGATAATCTCGCAGTTTTGAGCTAGGGCTTTTAAATAAAGGGCATGATCCAAAGTATATCTACTGATCCCGAAACCACCGAGCGGAAGTTTTGTTTTAATCGTTCTCCCAGACTCTGATGAAAATTGTAAAGTTTGGATATGCGTGGGCTTTAATTCTTCAATATTTACATTGAGCCATTTAAAATAGGGAAGGACTTCATTGGAAATATATTCGCCGCAAACTTTGTGTTTTGGATAATGATTCTTTTCAATTACAATGACTTTAACACCCATTTTGGAAAGGTGAATCGCGCTTGTTAAACCTGCCAAACCGCCACCAATAATAATGACCTCGGAATCATATTTTAAATCTGCCAATTTTTTATTTAAATGTAGGAAAAAATCACAGTAAAAAGGTCAAAAAAATATCAGTTATCTTAAAAAATCATTTCGAAAAACGGTGTAGAAATTCTATTCTATTTTTTGCCATTTTTGCTTTTCCGTTATGGAGTGAATCGCATCATAAAATTTTAATAGACCAAGAGAACCTTTCTCGCCGTAATCATAAATTGTCTTTGTTTTTCCATTATTGTATACTATTTTAGTTTCTATGGCAGAATGATCGCAGCATCCGATAGAATATCTTTCTTTTAAATTTTTGAAATCAATATCATTTAAATACAATGCTAGATTTCCAAAATCCTGATTATTATTTCCAAAATATCTTCCTTGTAATTTTTTGTAAAATTTTGAATTTAAAATGATGGAATCTTTTTTTAAAGACAACGTGAAGTGAATTCCAGGTACATAGCCTCCAAACTGGGTGAATTTAATTTCTGAAATATTATTGTTACTTCTTGTTTTTACAAATTCTGTAAGTTGATTATTTCTAACCATTAACGTATCAAACTTCAGGATATCATTTAGGTCATCAAATCGTGGTTTGAAATTTAGTAACTTGATTAAATTTTGCCCTTTGTAGTTTATTATTTTGGCAGAAAAGATATCGTAAACCCTTTTACTACCTGCATTTAAAATTTTGTAGCCAGATGAACTGCTTAGTACGACTATACAGTTTTTTGAATCTTCCCCAAAAAATGGTCTTACAACGATTTGATTTAAAGTGTCTTTTTCATATTCTAAGTTTACTAAATAATCCTGTTTCCCATCACCATTCAAAGCGGCTTTAAATATTGGTTTTAGATTTTCGGTCGCAATTATTTTTCTAAAGGATTTGATTGAGTCGATGAAATTTTCACCATATAAGAAATCTGTCTTTAGTTTTAAATTATTATAGTTTTCATTTGTGTGAATTATTTCTAATATTTCTAGATCTGTAAGATCTTTTTTCTCGCAAGATAATATCAGAAACAGCGAAACAAAAAGGAAAATATATTTCATAATTAAATTTTAAAAAAGAAAGATACAATTTATTGTAAACAAAAAAACCTCACGTTTCCGCAAGGTTTCTCTACTAACATTAAATATTTTCAAAAAAAAAGTTCATCAAATCTTCTCATTCTTAATCTCTTCCACAATCTCCGGGTTCAAAAGTGTAGAAGTATCACCGAAATTGGAAAAATCACCTTCCGCAATTTTTCTTAAGATACGACGCATGATTTTACCGGAACGCGTTTTCGGCAAGGCAGAAACAAACTGAATTTTATCCAGTTTCGCAATAGGTCCGACAGTTTCTGCAATTAAATTGTTGATTTCTTTTCGCAGATTTTCTTTGTCGCGACTTTCGCCGGTATCTTTTAAAATTACGTAGCCATAAAGTGCGCATCCTTTCACATCGTGCGGATAACCCACAATTGCGGATTCTGCGACGGCGGGGTGAAGGTTTACGCTGTCTTCAATCGGCGCCGTTCCAAGATTATGTCCGGAAACAATAATTACATCGTCAACACGTCCGGTGATTCTGTAATAGCCAACTTCGTCCCTCAAAGCGCCGTCTCCGGTAAAATATTTTCCGGGGAAAGCCGTGAAATAGGTTTCTTTATATCTTTGATGATCGCCCCAAATTGTTCGCGCAATTCCAGGCCACGGAAAACGGATGCACAAATTCCCATCGACTTGATTTCCGGTAATTTCGTTGCGTTTATCGTCCATCAAAACAGGCTGAATTCCGGGCAACGGTAAAGTCGCATAGGTCGGTTTCGTTGGCGTGATAAAAGGCAGAGGCGAAATCATAATTCCGCCGGTTTCAGTTTGCCACCACGTATCAACAATCGGACATTTTTTCTTGCCAACATGATCGTTATACCAATGCCACGCTTCGTCATTAATCGGTTCTCCTACGGAGCCAATCACTCTTAAACTCGACAAATCATGTTTTTCTACCCATTCGTAAGATTCTTTTGCTAAAGAACGGATGGCTGTTGGCGCTGTGTAAAATTGCGTCACTTTATGTTTTTCGATGACTTCCCAAAAGCGATCGGGTTGAGGATACGTCGGAATTCCTTCATAGATGACCGTTGTAGCGCCATTGGCAAGCGGACCATACAGAATGTAAGAATGTCCCGTAATCCACCCAATATCTGCGGTGCACCAATAAATATCGTTCTCTTTATAATTGAAAACATTTTTAAAGGTGTAAGCCGTAAAAACCATGTAACCTGCTGTCGTATGCAACATTCCCTTTGGTTTTCCGGTGGAGCCAGACGTGTATAAAATAAACAGCGGATCTTCTGCATCCATGATGACTGAAATAAAATCCGACGGCGCTTTTTCATACAGAGGCTCCAGCCAAAGATCTCTTCCATCCTTCATTTTAACTTCGCTTCCGGTTCTTTTCACCACCAAAACTTTTTCCACGGTCGGACATTTTTCTACGGCTTCATCGATAATTCCTTTCAGATCGATGGATTTTGTGCCGCGAAAACTTCCATCCGAGCAGATGATCATTTTCGCACCGCAATCATTCACGCGGGATTCCACTGCCTGCGCGGAAAATCCCGCGAAAATTACGGAATGCACGGCACCTAACCGTGCGCACGCCAGCATCGACACTGCCAGTTCCGGAATCATGGGCAGATAAATACAAACGCGGTCGCCTTTTTTGATGCCTAAATCCCGCAACACATTTGCCATTTTGCACACCCTGTCGCGCAGTTCGCTGTAGGAAATATGCTGCGCCTCCTCTTTCGGATCATTCGGTTCAAAAATAATCGCGGTTTTGTCGCCACGTTCGTTCAAATGCCGGTCAATACAGTTTTTCGTTATGTTGAGTTTGGCATTTTTAAACCATTCAATCCTGGCTTCCTCCATATCGTACCGCACCACTTTAGACCATCGCTGGTACCAAACGAAATTCTCATCGGCGATTTTGTCCCAGAATTTTTTCGGGTTTTTAATGGATTTTTTGTACTGTTTAAAATAATCGGGCAAATCGTCTATCACGTAATTTTTCATTCCTCTAATTTTCTTGGTTAAATTTAATTAAATATTTTTCAACATCATATTTTTTAAAAAGATAAACAAGTTTTTCGTCCTTCAATTTTTAGATCTGAATAAAATTTCTATCTTTGCACCTAATGAAAAGAATATTTCCATTAGACGATTTACACAAAGGCAGCAATGCCGATAATGACGATATTTATTAACAACGAAGCTTTTTTGGCTTCGTTTTTTTTTATTCAAAAACTAAAAATATGCTTAGAACATCTGATCTGTCCGTCGAGAAAATTAACAAATTACTTCAGGAAGCCGACGAATTTTCCAAAGGGAAAGTCCTGAAAGCCAAAACTGAAATTTATGTTGCCAATCTCTTTTTTGAAGACAGTACCCGAACAAAAACGAGTTTTGATGTGGCTGAACGAAAATTAGGATTGAACGTGGTGCCCTTCGATGTTTCCGCCAGCTCTGTTAATAAAGGAGAATCGCTGTACGACACCGTGAAAACTTTAAAAAGTATTGGAATTGATCTTTGTGTAATCCGCCATAAAAAAGAAAAATTTTATGACGAGTTTAAAGGAATTGACATTTCGATCATTAATGGTGGCGACGGAACCGGAAATCATCCCTCTCAAAACCTTCTAGATCTGATGACGATTCAACAGGAATTCGGGAAGTTTAAGGGTTTGAAAGTCGGTATTGTTGGTGACGTGAAACACAGCCGCGTGGCGAATTCTAACGCTGAAGTTTTAAGAAAATTGGGAGCAAAAGTATACTTTTCCGGTCCCGAGCAATGGTTTGATGAAGGCACCATAATCAACGGAACTTATTTATCCATAGACGATTTGGTAAAGGAAGTGGATGTCTTGATGCTCTTGAGAATTCAGCATGAAAGGCACGAAAGCGACGAAAAGCTGAAACTTTCTTCAGAAAAATATCACCGAAAGTTTGGTTTGACTTTAGAACGCGAAAAAGCGATGAAGAAAAAAGCCATCATTATGCATCCGGCCCCCATTAACAGAGGTGTTGAGATTGCAAATGAACTTGTGGAATGCAAACGTTCCCGGATTTTCAAACAGATGGAGAACGGAGTTTTCGCCAGAATGGCTATTTTGAAAACAGCTCTTGAGGCCAAAGGATTCGAGTTCGAACTAAATAAAAAATTATAAAAATCGCAAAGTTTAAACGGCATTTCGACCTTTATTTACACAGTATAAATGAAAGAAATTCTTTCGTTTTTGCCTTAAAAATAAAAATTAGAGATCTAGTAAAAAGTATAAATGAAAAAGAAATTAATATTAGAATCCGGTGAAATTTTCCATGGAAAAGGTTTTGGAGCCGATCAGGATATTGAAGGTGAAATCGTTTTTAATACGGGAATGACCGGTTATCAGGAATTGATATCGGATCCTTCCTATTGCGGACAAATTGTTTGCATGACCTACCCGCTCATCGGAAATTACGGAATAAACCGTGATGACTATGAAAGCATCGAACCGGCGATTAAAGGTTTAATCGTAAAAGAAGTTTGTGATTTTCCGTCCAATTTCCGAACTCAAATGGATTTGGATGAATTTTTCCAAAAGAGAAATCTTTCTGGAATTTCTGGAATTGACACCAGAAGATTAACGAGAGTTCTTCGTAATTCAGGCGTTGTAAAAGGAAAAATTGTGAGTGAAGATGCTGACGAAAATTTAGTTATTGAAGATTTAAAAGCTTCTGTTTTACCGACCGATCAGGTGGCGCAGGTTTCTACCAAAACATCATACGCAAATCCGGGAAGAGGTTTGAAAGTCGTTTTGGTCGATTACGGTTCAAAACTCGGAATTTTACGCGAACTTGCTCAAAGAGATTGCGACGTGATCGTAGTTTCTCAGGATACCACCGCTGAAGAAATTTTGTTGATTAATCCTGATGGAGTAATGCTTTCCAACGGTCCTGGTGATCCAGAAGATGTAAATGGAGCAACTGAAATGATTCAGAATCTTTTAGGAAAAATTCCAATTTTTGGAATTTGCCTGGGACATCAATTAATTGGTTTGGCTTGTGGTGCAAAAACTTTTAAACTAAAATTCGGACACCGCGGTGGAAATCATCCGGTCTTGGACTTGAAGAAAAATAAAGTCGCGATTACTTCTCAAAATCACGGTTATGCCGTCGATCAGGAATCTTTGAAAAACACCGATTTAGAAGAAACGCACATCGCTTTGAATGACCGAACCAATGAAGGTTTGAAACATAAAATTCATCCTTGTTTCTCTGTGCAATATCACCCGGAAGCAAGTCCAGGCCCGGAAGACGCGAATTATTTGTTTGATGAGTTTATTCAATTAATGGAACAATTTAAGAATGTAACAGTTTAACAATCTAAGTTTCACAACATGATCAATTTCGAAAATAATCCATTACTTCAGAAAACGGTTCAATTTTCTTTAGATATTATTGATTATTGTGAATTACTAGAAGAGAAAAGGAAGTTTGTA encodes:
- a CDS encoding 3-hydroxyacyl-ACP dehydratase FabZ family protein, which translates into the protein MDIIDILKKLPYSSPFLFVDDLVSIEENGVIGTFTFKEGLNFYKGHFKNNPITPGVILTETMAQIGLVCLGIFLVGNDLTEESQIGLTSTEIEFLKPVFPGEKVTVISEKIYFRFSKLKCKVKMLNEKSEIVCEGTMAGIIKVN
- a CDS encoding SDR family oxidoreductase; this encodes MVRRFENKNYWALILGGSSGLGLASAKKLAGEGMNICIVHRNSRAEIEAINKEFDAIKNENVKYLTLNKDLLNPIIQKDIISDLKIALGAEGKIRCLLHSIAKGNLKPMIGSEGEILSTDDFSITLQAMATSLYDWTKLLFNEKLFAEDTRILAFTSQGSTKPMPFYAAVSAAKASLEAISRSIALEFAPFGLRSNCIQAGVTDTWSLQMIPGSEKIKEKFLERNPFNRLTQPEDVANAVSLLCQDEAAWINGCVIPVDGGEHLG
- a CDS encoding type III polyketide synthase, which translates into the protein MSVKIITVAKQLPKYSRKTSEVLPFLDQWLVGQESRFIRKVKKIFEGAAVDERYSIMDPIEVFTATSFEDKNDIYAREVVILGEQVLDKTLKKAAWDPQSLDYIITVSCTGIMIPSLDAYLINKLDLRQDIVRLPVTEMGCAAGVSGIIYAKNFLQANPGKRAAVIAVESPTATFQLEDFSMANIVSAAIFGDGAACVLLSSDEDVEGPEILAEEMYHFYNNEHMMGFKLTNSGLQMILDIEVPDTIGENFPNIIHPFLAKQNLEIKDIDHLIFHPGGKKIVQMVEGLFSDMGKNIDVTKEVLRLYGNMSSATVLYVLEEIMNRNPQKGDKGLMLSFGPGFSAQRVLLQW
- a CDS encoding methyltransferase domain-containing protein, which codes for MALDTTYRTDLEESMDDFSMDNDGLVTALDDIARINQFLGGNSVTLEGVQHLIKDFPKDQTITIMDFGCGSGDMLRMLWKFGKENNLKFQLIGIDANEATIRHAEKCSVNFINITYLAEDIFLYDFSKYKIDIALITLTLHHFKDDEIFKIMSVILNLVKKGIVVNDLHRSKIAYRLFQMIIFIFRLKKMTAQDGLISILRGFKREDLEKFSKELALKKYSIKWKWAFRYQWIIQKIN
- a CDS encoding NAD(P)/FAD-dependent oxidoreductase, which gives rise to MADLKYDSEVIIIGGGLAGLTSAIHLSKMGVKVIVIEKNHYPKHKVCGEYISNEVLPYFKWLNVNIEELKPTHIQTLQFSSESGRTIKTKLPLGGFGISRYTLDHALYLKALAQNCEIIEDQGNEVDYKDDLFEVHLASGKVLTSKVVLGGFGKRSNLDVKMNRDFLKDKSPWLAVKSHYKGNFPDDVVGLHNFKGGYCGVSKVENNLLNICYLTNFKSFKKYKNIEDFQEKVVAQNPHLKNILENSEAVFEKPLTISQICFEKKDNVENHILMMGDTAGLIHPLCGNGMAMAIHSAKLASEQTIDFLAGKISRNEMEKSYSSNWNKNFKQRLWYGRILGSILEHSKLSEVLTNFITHLPFLLPIIIRKTHGKEIKMTPN
- the acs gene encoding acetate--CoA ligase, with product MKNYVIDDLPDYFKQYKKSIKNPKKFWDKIADENFVWYQRWSKVVRYDMEEARIEWFKNAKLNITKNCIDRHLNERGDKTAIIFEPNDPKEEAQHISYSELRDRVCKMANVLRDLGIKKGDRVCIYLPMIPELAVSMLACARLGAVHSVIFAGFSAQAVESRVNDCGAKMIICSDGSFRGTKSIDLKGIIDEAVEKCPTVEKVLVVKRTGSEVKMKDGRDLWLEPLYEKAPSDFISVIMDAEDPLFILYTSGSTGKPKGMLHTTAGYMVFTAYTFKNVFNYKENDIYWCTADIGWITGHSYILYGPLANGATTVIYEGIPTYPQPDRFWEVIEKHKVTQFYTAPTAIRSLAKESYEWVEKHDLSSLRVIGSVGEPINDEAWHWYNDHVGKKKCPIVDTWWQTETGGIMISPLPFITPTKPTYATLPLPGIQPVLMDDKRNEITGNQVDGNLCIRFPWPGIARTIWGDHQRYKETYFTAFPGKYFTGDGALRDEVGYYRITGRVDDVIIVSGHNLGTAPIEDSVNLHPAVAESAIVGYPHDVKGCALYGYVILKDTGESRDKENLRKEINNLIAETVGPIAKLDKIQFVSALPKTRSGKIMRRILRKIAEGDFSNFGDTSTLLNPEIVEEIKNEKI
- a CDS encoding aspartate carbamoyltransferase catalytic subunit; the protein is MLRTSDLSVEKINKLLQEADEFSKGKVLKAKTEIYVANLFFEDSTRTKTSFDVAERKLGLNVVPFDVSASSVNKGESLYDTVKTLKSIGIDLCVIRHKKEKFYDEFKGIDISIINGGDGTGNHPSQNLLDLMTIQQEFGKFKGLKVGIVGDVKHSRVANSNAEVLRKLGAKVYFSGPEQWFDEGTIINGTYLSIDDLVKEVDVLMLLRIQHERHESDEKLKLSSEKYHRKFGLTLEREKAMKKKAIIMHPAPINRGVEIANELVECKRSRIFKQMENGVFARMAILKTALEAKGFEFELNKKL
- a CDS encoding carbamoyl phosphate synthase small subunit; its protein translation is MKKKLILESGEIFHGKGFGADQDIEGEIVFNTGMTGYQELISDPSYCGQIVCMTYPLIGNYGINRDDYESIEPAIKGLIVKEVCDFPSNFRTQMDLDEFFQKRNLSGISGIDTRRLTRVLRNSGVVKGKIVSEDADENLVIEDLKASVLPTDQVAQVSTKTSYANPGRGLKVVLVDYGSKLGILRELAQRDCDVIVVSQDTTAEEILLINPDGVMLSNGPGDPEDVNGATEMIQNLLGKIPIFGICLGHQLIGLACGAKTFKLKFGHRGGNHPVLDLKKNKVAITSQNHGYAVDQESLKNTDLEETHIALNDRTNEGLKHKIHPCFSVQYHPEASPGPEDANYLFDEFIQLMEQFKNVTV